In Candidatus Krumholzibacteriia bacterium, the genomic stretch GAATCGGTTGAAGCAGGGTTTGCATCTCGCTGGAAAAGGAGGGGGGAGGATCGGTGTCAATCTCAAGCTTGACCTTCAGCTTTTGACCGGAGTGAACCAGGCTGGCCAGTTCCCGGGGAATCCCGATCTCCAAAAGTTGATGCCGAGTGTTTCCCTTCAGGAAGGCCGACTGAATCGCCGTGTCTACCGCCTTTTTGCGAGTTGTGACCTCAAGCTCGAAACCAAAGCCCTGGAGTTCCCGGGAAAGGCTGTCGGTAAAGCGAGCAAGCTGAAAGTCTGGGTCCTGCTTGAGGAGAGTGAAATCAAGATCCTCGGAAAAACGGTCCAGGCCATGGAAGATCCGCAGCGCCGTGCCGCCATAGAAAGCGGCATGCTCGAAGAACCTGGCTCGCCATAGCCCCAGCAGGGCAAGCTCCTGGGTAAGCTCCCGTAGCGCATTGACCCCTTCATCGACCGTCCCCAGTGGGTAACGGCTGAGCATCTGCTTGATGGCTTCGTGCATTATTCTGCCTTTCGATGGGCCGCCAGGACCTCTTTCGCCAAGAAGCGAGCAAGACGGGACTTCGCGCGGATTGC encodes the following:
- a CDS encoding nucleotidyl transferase AbiEii/AbiGii toxin family protein; its protein translation is MHEAIKQMLSRYPLGTVDEGVNALRELTQELALLGLWRARFFEHAAFYGGTALRIFHGLDRFSEDLDFTLLKQDPDFQLARFTDSLSRELQGFGFELEVTTRKKAVDTAIQSAFLKGNTRHQLLEIGIPRELASLVHSGQKLKVKLEIDTDPPPSFSSEMQTLLQPIPFAVRVCSPPDLFAGKLHALLFRRWKSRVKGRDWYDFVWFVGRGTPVNLSHLEQRMRQTGDWEGSKALMPEDLFEALEKVIRDLDVDQARNEVRRFLRNQDALALWSQDFFHDISRRVTISGV